Proteins co-encoded in one Afipia sp. P52-10 genomic window:
- a CDS encoding sulfonate ABC transporter substrate-binding protein: MVASTNASIAQDKVVRIGFQKYGKLVLLKGKGTLDAKLQSLGYKVTWTEFPSGPPLLEALNVGAIDFGNTGEAPPIFAQAAGAPLVYVAYEPPAPTGEAILVPKTSTLQTVADLKGKKVALNKGSNVHYLLVKALEKAGVRYSEIEPVFLAPADARAAFERGAVDAWVIWDPFQAAAEVATEARTLADGTGIVANHQFYFASRKLAEHDKAAIDVVLKELSEVDGWVENNIKAVAEQLSPSVGLPVPVLELALKRQSYGIKPINDGVIAEQQRIADTFFALNLLPKRIVISDAVRKSGS, translated from the coding sequence ATGGTCGCGAGCACGAACGCCTCGATCGCGCAGGACAAGGTCGTGCGGATCGGCTTCCAGAAATACGGCAAGCTCGTGCTCCTCAAGGGCAAGGGGACGCTGGATGCAAAGCTGCAGTCGCTCGGCTACAAGGTGACATGGACCGAGTTTCCATCCGGGCCGCCGCTGCTCGAGGCGCTCAACGTCGGCGCAATCGATTTCGGCAACACCGGTGAGGCGCCGCCGATCTTCGCGCAGGCCGCGGGTGCGCCGCTCGTGTATGTGGCTTATGAGCCGCCAGCTCCGACGGGCGAGGCCATTCTTGTTCCGAAGACCAGCACGTTGCAAACGGTGGCGGATTTGAAAGGCAAGAAGGTCGCGCTCAATAAAGGGTCGAACGTGCATTACCTGCTCGTGAAGGCCCTCGAGAAGGCCGGCGTTCGGTATTCGGAGATCGAGCCGGTGTTTCTCGCGCCTGCCGATGCCCGCGCTGCGTTCGAGCGGGGGGCGGTCGATGCCTGGGTGATCTGGGATCCGTTCCAGGCGGCGGCGGAGGTGGCGACCGAAGCGCGCACGCTGGCGGACGGGACCGGTATCGTCGCCAACCATCAATTCTACTTCGCATCGCGCAAGCTGGCGGAACATGACAAGGCAGCAATCGACGTGGTGCTGAAAGAGCTGTCGGAGGTCGACGGCTGGGTCGAGAATAACATCAAGGCCGTTGCCGAACAGCTGAGCCCTTCGGTCGGTCTGCCGGTGCCGGTGCTTGAACTCGCACTGAAACGCCAGAGCTACGGCATCAAGCCGATCAACGACGGCGTCATCGCCGAGCAGCAGCGGATCGCCGACACGTTCTTTGCCCTCAATCTGCTGCCGAAGAGGATCGTCATTTCCGATGCGGTCAGGAAGTCCGGCTCATGA
- a CDS encoding aliphatic sulfonate ABC transporter substrate-binding protein yields MKRRQFLALSAAAAGLAGASSLALAREANRSLKEIRIGYQKTGVLVIARQQATLEKYFNDKGVQIKWIEFTSGPPMLEAMSVGSVDFGAVGDSPPVFAQAANANIVYVAGQRISNGQGILVPHDSTIQSVAGLKGKRVGFTKGSSAHNIVVQALEKAGLAYEDITPIYLTPPDAGPAFANGSIDAWAVWDPYFAIGEKKQNGRILINAHEVTKTNSFFIANKDFAREQPVILADVIRKLAEAAEWAEANRSSVATSLAGVTGVPLDIQTVAADRASFLIGPITDDIIETQQGVADRFHKLGLIPKPVAIRDIVWKPPQS; encoded by the coding sequence GTGAAGCGTCGTCAGTTTCTTGCGCTTTCCGCCGCCGCAGCGGGATTGGCCGGCGCCTCGTCATTGGCTTTGGCGCGAGAGGCAAACCGCAGTTTGAAGGAAATTCGGATCGGCTATCAGAAAACTGGCGTGCTGGTTATCGCCCGACAGCAGGCCACGCTGGAAAAATATTTCAACGACAAGGGCGTTCAGATCAAATGGATCGAGTTCACCTCCGGCCCGCCGATGCTGGAGGCGATGAGCGTCGGCAGTGTTGATTTCGGAGCCGTCGGTGATTCTCCGCCAGTTTTCGCGCAAGCCGCCAACGCGAACATCGTCTATGTGGCCGGTCAACGGATCAGCAACGGCCAGGGCATCCTCGTTCCACACGATTCGACGATCCAGTCCGTTGCTGGCCTGAAAGGCAAGCGTGTCGGCTTCACCAAGGGGTCGAGCGCGCACAACATCGTGGTTCAGGCGCTGGAAAAGGCCGGACTTGCCTACGAAGACATCACGCCGATTTATCTGACGCCGCCGGACGCCGGTCCTGCGTTCGCAAACGGCAGTATCGATGCGTGGGCGGTGTGGGATCCGTACTTTGCGATCGGTGAGAAGAAGCAGAATGGCCGCATTCTCATTAATGCGCATGAGGTCACCAAAACCAATTCATTCTTTATCGCCAATAAGGACTTCGCGCGCGAGCAGCCCGTTATACTTGCCGACGTGATCAGGAAGCTCGCGGAAGCTGCGGAATGGGCGGAGGCGAACCGCTCCAGCGTCGCCACGTCGCTCGCGGGCGTGACAGGCGTTCCGCTTGACATCCAGACGGTCGCAGCGGACCGGGCCAGTTTCCTGATCGGCCCGATCACCGACGATATCATCGAGACGCAGCAAGGTGTCGCGGATCGCTTTCACAAGCTTGGCCTCATTCCAAAGCCGGTCGCGATCCGCGACATCGTCTGGAAGCCACCGCAGAGCTGA
- the ssuD gene encoding FMNH2-dependent alkanesulfonate monooxygenase yields MSNRQSSPANVLWFLPTHGDGRYLGTTKGGRHVDLGYLKQIAQATDDLGYFGVLLPTGRSCEDSWVVASALAPLTRRLRYLVAVRPGLQSPSVAARMTATLDRISEGRLLVNVVTGGDPVENKGDGIFLSHEERYAVTREFLSVYRALLAGDTVTISGRHITIEDGRLLFPPHQPGGPPLYFGGSSDAGIDVAVDTVDKYLTWGEPPAQVAEKINRVKAIAAQRKRRLSFGIRLHVIVRETNEEAWKAADELISHVSDQTIADAQKVFARMDSVGQQRMAQLHGGRRDNLEISPNLWAGVGLVRGGAGTALVGDGPTVAARIKEYQSLGIDTFILSGYPHLEEAYRFSELVFPHLSLVSPSAAVPLRVNTGPFGETIANDFRPLDKQIARS; encoded by the coding sequence ATGAGCAATCGGCAGTCGTCTCCCGCCAACGTTCTCTGGTTCCTGCCCACTCATGGCGATGGCCGTTATCTCGGCACGACCAAGGGTGGTCGTCACGTCGATCTCGGCTATCTGAAGCAAATCGCACAGGCCACCGATGATCTCGGCTATTTCGGCGTGCTGCTGCCGACCGGGCGCAGCTGCGAGGACTCCTGGGTCGTTGCTTCTGCGCTTGCGCCCCTCACGCGACGACTGCGTTATCTGGTGGCCGTGCGGCCCGGCCTGCAATCGCCGAGTGTCGCTGCGCGGATGACGGCGACGCTGGACCGGATATCGGAAGGCCGCTTATTGGTGAACGTCGTGACCGGTGGCGATCCGGTCGAGAACAAGGGCGACGGCATCTTCCTTTCGCACGAGGAGCGTTACGCGGTGACGCGCGAGTTTTTGAGCGTTTATCGCGCGCTGCTCGCCGGAGATACCGTCACGATCTCCGGCAGGCATATCACCATCGAGGACGGCCGGTTGCTGTTTCCGCCGCATCAGCCGGGCGGGCCGCCGCTCTACTTCGGCGGATCGTCAGATGCGGGTATCGACGTCGCGGTCGATACCGTGGACAAGTATCTGACGTGGGGCGAACCGCCGGCGCAAGTCGCCGAGAAGATCAATCGCGTGAAGGCGATCGCCGCTCAACGCAAGCGCAGGCTGTCGTTCGGCATCCGCCTGCATGTGATCGTCCGCGAGACCAACGAGGAGGCCTGGAAGGCCGCAGACGAACTGATCTCCCATGTCAGCGACCAGACCATCGCGGACGCCCAGAAGGTCTTCGCTCGCATGGATTCGGTCGGCCAGCAGCGCATGGCGCAGCTGCATGGTGGCCGTCGCGACAACCTCGAGATCAGCCCGAACCTCTGGGCGGGCGTGGGTCTCGTTCGCGGCGGCGCCGGCACCGCGCTGGTTGGTGACGGGCCGACGGTGGCCGCGCGGATCAAGGAATATCAATCGCTCGGCATCGATACCTTCATCCTGTCGGGGTATCCGCATCTGGAGGAGGCGTATCGTTTTTCCGAACTCGTCTTCCCGCATCTGTCGTTGGTGTCGCCAAGCGCCGCCGTGCCGTTGCGCGTGAACACCGGGCCGTTCGGCGAAACCATCGCCAACGACTTCCGCCCTCTGGACAAGCAGATCGCCCGGTCATGA